One Schlesneria paludicola DSM 18645 DNA segment encodes these proteins:
- the bcp gene encoding thioredoxin-dependent thiol peroxidase — MTEISMPAVGDKAPAFDLPAFPQGRAKLSQFKGKQNIVLYFYPRDDTPGCTKEACGFRDTIGQFQSAETAVLGLSTDTVDSHQKFAEKFSLPFPLLADEDHAVAEKYGVWVEKNMYGKKSMGIQRATFLIDKQGKIAAVWPKVKVDGHVEEVAEKLAEIGG; from the coding sequence ATGACCGAAATTTCGATGCCGGCCGTGGGTGATAAGGCCCCTGCGTTTGACCTTCCCGCATTTCCCCAGGGCCGAGCGAAACTGAGCCAGTTCAAAGGCAAGCAGAATATCGTGCTGTACTTCTATCCTCGCGACGACACGCCCGGCTGTACCAAAGAAGCCTGCGGATTTCGTGACACGATCGGGCAGTTCCAGTCGGCTGAGACCGCCGTGCTGGGATTGAGTACGGATACGGTCGATTCGCATCAAAAATTCGCAGAAAAATTCTCGTTGCCATTTCCTCTGCTCGCCGACGAAGACCATGCTGTCGCGGAAAAATATGGAGTCTGGGTCGAGAAGAACATGTACGGCAAGAAGTCGATGGGAATCCAGCGCGCCACGTTCTTGATCGACAAGCAGGGCAAAATTGCCGCAGTCTGGCCGAAAGTCAAAGTCGATGGACACGTTGAGGAAGTCGCGGAAAAATTGGCCGAAATTGGCGGATGA
- a CDS encoding Gfo/Idh/MocA family protein, producing the protein MTQGLSRREFLEAAVKAGTAATAAGVLAWPTVAQAKEARSANEKLNLAVIGVADRGAANLNGVSHENIVVLCDIDDKRLEAAGEKIPQAKRVFDFREALEVPGLDGVVCSTPDHVHAFVAAAALKKGLPVYCEKPLTHSVWEARQIRKLNAAARVPTQMGNQIHAGSNYRRVVETIRAGTIGPVERVHVWVGAPVRSFPAVKTSEPPSYVHYDQWIGPAPYRPFSEAHFHFNWRFWWDFGGGTLADLGCHYMDLAFWALELGAPTSVSATGEKGHNGDNECPNLMKVDYKFPARGDQPPVHLTWYHGGWMPEGAESYKKNSAVLFEGPNGRLISDYGTNNLFMQEGKTAAPVKPWIAESVAGHHAEWLTAIRTKGSTSSHFEYGGTLTEAVLLGNVSYRAGKPILWDAQALKTDSPEADQFLKREYRAGWSL; encoded by the coding sequence ATGACCCAGGGTCTCAGCCGTCGTGAATTCCTTGAAGCCGCTGTGAAAGCCGGAACAGCAGCGACCGCCGCGGGCGTTCTGGCGTGGCCAACGGTTGCGCAAGCGAAGGAAGCTCGCAGCGCCAACGAGAAACTGAATCTGGCTGTGATCGGCGTCGCCGACCGCGGTGCCGCCAATCTGAACGGTGTTTCGCACGAAAACATCGTCGTGCTATGCGATATTGATGACAAACGTCTCGAAGCCGCTGGCGAAAAAATCCCGCAGGCCAAGCGGGTCTTCGACTTTCGCGAAGCACTCGAAGTGCCGGGGCTCGACGGCGTCGTCTGCAGTACGCCCGACCATGTCCACGCGTTTGTCGCAGCCGCAGCGCTGAAGAAAGGCCTGCCGGTTTACTGTGAGAAACCCTTGACGCACTCGGTCTGGGAAGCACGTCAAATCCGCAAGCTGAATGCTGCAGCTCGAGTACCGACGCAAATGGGCAACCAGATCCATGCCGGGTCGAACTATCGCCGGGTCGTTGAAACAATCCGCGCGGGAACAATCGGTCCTGTCGAACGCGTGCATGTCTGGGTCGGCGCACCAGTACGATCGTTTCCCGCCGTGAAGACCAGCGAACCGCCATCCTACGTTCATTACGATCAATGGATCGGACCCGCGCCGTATCGGCCATTCAGCGAGGCCCATTTCCACTTCAACTGGCGTTTCTGGTGGGATTTCGGCGGTGGCACCCTGGCGGACTTGGGCTGTCACTACATGGACCTGGCGTTCTGGGCTCTGGAACTTGGGGCTCCGACATCCGTGTCGGCCACGGGCGAAAAGGGGCACAACGGCGACAACGAGTGTCCCAACCTGATGAAGGTCGACTACAAATTTCCAGCACGCGGCGATCAACCGCCCGTCCATTTGACCTGGTATCACGGCGGTTGGATGCCAGAAGGAGCCGAGTCCTACAAGAAAAACTCAGCCGTGCTCTTCGAAGGGCCGAACGGTCGATTGATCTCGGACTATGGCACGAACAATCTGTTCATGCAGGAAGGAAAAACGGCAGCACCTGTAAAGCCCTGGATCGCCGAATCCGTCGCCGGACACCACGCAGAATGGCTGACGGCCATTCGCACCAAGGGATCGACCTCGTCCCACTTCGAATATGGGGGAACCCTGACTGAAGCCGTCCTGCTGGGCAATGTCAGCTACCGTGCCGGAAAACCAATCCTCTGGGATGCACAAGCGCTCAAGACCGATTCGCCCGAGGCGGATCAGTTCCTGAAACGTGAATACCGTGCGGGTTGGTCGCTGTAA
- a CDS encoding HisA/HisF-related TIM barrel protein: protein MIVIPVLDVLNGQVVRGVAGRRSDYRPIISRLSPRTDPVSVAQSLRDSFGFKVFYVADLDGILHGLPNLTLYRQLSDLGLETLVDGGVCDVDGATTLINAGATRIIVGLETCRSPDALAQLVAAFPDLIFSLDLQQGVPRRAIDSVGWYDDATRIANQISAAKIRSILVLDLADVGTGTGGSTDKLCRRIRTEFPEISVITGGGVRGAGDLRRLHRIGANQVLVASALHDGRLTREELAEIQNDVDKVGSDNALGS, encoded by the coding sequence ATGATTGTGATTCCAGTTCTTGACGTGCTGAATGGTCAGGTTGTTCGTGGAGTTGCCGGACGCCGATCGGACTATCGTCCGATCATCAGTCGACTGTCGCCCAGGACCGATCCTGTCAGCGTTGCGCAATCGCTTCGCGACTCGTTCGGTTTCAAAGTCTTCTATGTCGCAGATTTGGATGGAATTCTGCATGGTCTGCCCAATTTGACGCTCTATCGACAGCTCTCTGATCTCGGTTTGGAAACGCTGGTCGATGGCGGGGTATGTGACGTCGACGGTGCGACGACGCTCATCAATGCCGGGGCCACACGTATCATTGTTGGGCTTGAGACTTGTCGTTCACCGGATGCGTTGGCGCAACTGGTCGCTGCCTTTCCGGATCTGATCTTCAGTCTTGATCTTCAGCAAGGAGTTCCTCGCCGAGCGATCGATTCCGTCGGGTGGTATGACGACGCCACCAGAATCGCGAATCAAATCAGCGCAGCCAAAATACGTTCGATTCTGGTGCTTGATCTGGCGGACGTGGGAACCGGCACAGGCGGTTCAACCGATAAGCTTTGCCGTCGAATTCGAACAGAATTTCCCGAGATCAGCGTGATTACCGGGGGCGGCGTTCGGGGGGCAGGTGACCTGCGCCGTTTACATCGTATTGGCGCGAATCAGGTTCTCGTCGCGTCGGCATTGCACGACGGTCGACTCACCCGTGAGGAACTGGCTGAGATTCAGAACGACGTCGACAAAGTGGGATCGGATAACGCGTTGGGATCTTGA
- a CDS encoding slipin family protein, which produces MILLKRFKIRTYEMGLLFRDGEFQGLLTAGAHWFFDPFGKVRVDVVSQREPWLVHEKLDLMIKSGALAERAVVLDLKDNERALVWIENRFSQVLPAGQHACWTGQKQVRVEIIDIQPVRFEHEQFKVIVRSALANRVLDVGSVQRDHVGVLFIDGRYVDSLAPGEYAFWKGTAEAKLVEVDLRETIVDVGGQEIMTADKVTLRLNAVVTYKVVDARKAVSQTDDVRQALYRDTQLVLRGVVGARELDAFLTDKDAVAKEIQDNIRRRAGELGLEIASVGIRDVILPGDMKDLMNKVTEAHKAAEANLIARREETAAIRSQANTAKLLADSPTLMRLRELEVLEKIASAGKLNIILGDKGLADKVVNLL; this is translated from the coding sequence GTGATTCTGTTGAAGCGTTTCAAGATTCGTACCTACGAAATGGGCTTGTTGTTCCGCGACGGTGAGTTTCAAGGCCTGCTCACGGCTGGTGCTCACTGGTTCTTTGATCCATTCGGCAAAGTCCGTGTCGACGTCGTGTCGCAGCGTGAGCCGTGGCTCGTTCACGAGAAGTTGGACTTGATGATCAAGTCTGGTGCGCTCGCCGAGCGCGCCGTGGTCCTGGACCTGAAGGACAACGAGCGAGCATTGGTCTGGATCGAGAACCGGTTCAGTCAAGTCTTGCCAGCAGGTCAGCACGCCTGCTGGACGGGCCAGAAGCAAGTCCGCGTCGAGATCATCGATATTCAACCGGTCCGCTTTGAGCACGAACAGTTCAAGGTGATTGTCCGCTCGGCGCTGGCCAACCGTGTCCTGGATGTTGGCTCGGTCCAGCGTGATCACGTGGGCGTGCTTTTCATCGACGGTCGCTATGTCGACTCGCTTGCTCCGGGTGAGTACGCGTTCTGGAAAGGTACGGCCGAAGCCAAGCTGGTTGAAGTTGACCTGCGGGAAACCATCGTCGACGTTGGTGGTCAGGAGATCATGACGGCCGACAAAGTCACTTTGCGACTGAACGCTGTCGTGACCTACAAGGTGGTTGATGCTCGCAAGGCCGTCAGCCAGACCGACGATGTGCGACAGGCTCTGTACCGCGACACGCAGCTCGTGCTGCGAGGCGTGGTGGGAGCGCGCGAACTCGATGCTTTCCTGACGGACAAGGATGCTGTCGCGAAGGAGATCCAGGACAACATCCGACGTCGAGCGGGTGAACTGGGACTGGAGATCGCCTCGGTCGGTATCCGGGATGTGATCCTGCCGGGTGATATGAAGGATCTGATGAACAAGGTCACGGAAGCTCACAAGGCTGCCGAGGCGAACTTGATCGCACGACGCGAAGAGACAGCGGCGATCCGCAGCCAGGCCAACACGGCCAAACTGCTGGCGGACAGCCCGACACTGATGCGATTGCGCGAGTTGGAAGTCTTGGAAAAGATCGCTTCGGCCGGAAAGCTCAATATCATCCTTGGTGATAAGGGACTCGCCGACAAAGTGGTCAATCTGTTGTGA
- a CDS encoding HNH endonuclease: MVAMLSRQTLVLNRNWQPVGVASVARSLTLVAAERARIVDPADFQQHTWADWAKRIPQDDELFVQSVTSRIRVPEVITLTEYDRVPTNTVTFSRRNIYKRDRYTCQYCGRHSRFIGVDNRDSQAERSPRHECLRTEDLTIDHVLPRSRGGTSVWENCVLACLECNLRKADRTPAEAHMPLQKVPTRPTWKPLYAQHDVRIGSWSKFLSEAYWTVELDE, from the coding sequence GTGGTGGCGATGTTGAGTCGACAGACTCTGGTACTGAACCGGAACTGGCAGCCGGTGGGTGTGGCCTCGGTGGCACGTTCATTGACGCTGGTGGCTGCGGAACGGGCACGAATCGTCGATCCGGCTGACTTTCAGCAGCACACCTGGGCTGATTGGGCGAAGCGAATCCCACAGGACGATGAACTGTTCGTCCAGTCGGTGACGTCTCGGATTCGCGTGCCGGAGGTGATCACCCTGACCGAATATGACCGGGTTCCCACAAACACGGTCACATTCAGTCGCCGAAACATCTACAAACGAGATCGATACACCTGTCAGTACTGTGGGCGGCATAGCCGCTTCATCGGCGTGGACAATCGGGATTCACAGGCCGAACGCAGCCCGCGCCATGAGTGTCTCAGAACAGAAGACCTAACGATCGATCACGTGTTGCCTCGATCTCGAGGTGGGACCAGCGTCTGGGAGAACTGTGTTTTGGCGTGTCTGGAATGCAACCTGCGCAAAGCCGATCGTACACCCGCTGAAGCACACATGCCGTTGCAGAAGGTGCCGACACGTCCAACCTGGAAACCGCTCTATGCTCAGCACGATGTTCGGATCGGAAGCTGGTCCAAGTTCCTCAGTGAGGCGTACTGGACCGTGGAATTGGATGAATGA
- a CDS encoding FAD:protein FMN transferase: MSESAPNRRDFLTGRAIRAIRDAAGRVGEQLADDLTSVPAPSRGPTLMLRTTAMACDFDVMLNPSNSADQIDAASCALDLVHELEQQLSVYRTDSTLSDLNRRAAQEPVFVQQELYSLLEMGRALCDQTEQAFDPASGALINLWRRCRQEFRIPTEDEIATTLPQCGVTKVQFDQTDQTIAFPCEGMSFNLGAIGKGYAVDQAGLRLLEGGVENWLVHGGRSSIRAQGSHAGHDGWPIGLRNPLLPDKPFATLLLKDAAIGTSGTAVQWFRHEGKRYGHILDPRTGWPVETLLSVSVIAPEAAMADALSTAFFVLGVEKSLQCCDNLPTSVGAIFFPLPKQGQTLEPILYNMPRERWFAT, encoded by the coding sequence ATGTCTGAATCCGCTCCGAACCGCCGAGATTTTTTGACCGGTCGCGCCATTCGCGCCATTCGCGACGCGGCGGGACGAGTGGGCGAACAACTGGCGGATGATCTGACGTCGGTCCCTGCTCCATCGCGAGGACCGACGTTGATGCTGCGCACAACCGCCATGGCGTGCGACTTTGACGTCATGCTCAACCCCAGCAATTCCGCTGACCAGATCGATGCCGCCTCGTGCGCCCTCGATCTGGTCCATGAATTGGAACAGCAACTTTCCGTCTATCGCACCGACAGCACTCTGAGCGATTTGAACCGGCGGGCGGCCCAAGAACCGGTGTTCGTTCAGCAGGAATTGTATTCGCTGCTCGAAATGGGACGCGCACTCTGCGATCAGACAGAGCAGGCGTTTGATCCGGCGTCGGGCGCATTGATCAATCTCTGGCGTCGTTGCCGTCAGGAATTTCGCATCCCCACAGAGGACGAAATTGCAACCACGCTTCCACAGTGCGGCGTGACGAAAGTTCAATTTGACCAAACAGATCAGACGATTGCGTTTCCCTGTGAAGGAATGTCGTTCAATCTGGGAGCCATTGGAAAAGGCTACGCCGTCGATCAGGCAGGACTTCGACTTCTCGAGGGCGGAGTGGAAAATTGGCTCGTTCATGGCGGGCGGAGCAGCATTCGCGCACAGGGAAGTCATGCCGGTCACGACGGTTGGCCGATTGGGCTGAGAAATCCACTGTTGCCGGACAAACCATTTGCGACGCTACTGCTCAAAGATGCGGCGATCGGCACGAGCGGCACGGCGGTACAATGGTTCCGTCATGAAGGAAAACGTTACGGGCATATCCTTGATCCGCGAACCGGCTGGCCCGTGGAAACACTGCTTTCCGTCAGCGTCATTGCGCCGGAAGCGGCGATGGCCGATGCGCTTTCTACCGCTTTTTTCGTATTGGGAGTCGAAAAGAGTCTGCAATGTTGTGATAATCTGCCGACTTCCGTGGGCGCGATCTTTTTTCCGCTGCCCAAGCAGGGTCAGACACTAGAACCGATCCTGTACAACATGCCTCGCGAGAGGTGGTTTGCGACCTGA